In the genome of Populus nigra chromosome 9, ddPopNigr1.1, whole genome shotgun sequence, one region contains:
- the LOC133702840 gene encoding uncharacterized protein LOC133702840 isoform X2, whose product MQNDGSGRDGTTRAGGDVPLTEVDLEKQDNSKVLPQEGGNGVLSGNSDYSPVIAIVVSNGESPVAASKEELHSVDFPRKGSLSRTSSSHEQCRVCQQEKEEVLIDLGCKCKGGLAKAHRTCIDTWFSTRGSNKCEICQAVAVNVSPPESQPIANYWVWRIDPNFRPRDRDRGCFSPLWVAFSILIGGLLLDVLISITLGVSALPVNIIIGVIVVLGLGTALRLALEFCHEWSFRRAVQRADANENHGYHPAS is encoded by the exons ATGCAGAATGATGGGTCTGGTAGAGATGGCACCACCAGAGCTGGTGGAGATGTGCCCCTCACTGAGGTTGACCTGGAGAAGCAGGATAACAGTAAGGTGTTACCGCAAGAAGGCGGTAACGGGGTCTTGTCAGGGAATTCTGATTATTCACCAGTGATTGCCATTGTGGTTTCTAATGGCGAGTCTCCTGTGGCTGCCAGCAAGGAAGAGTTGCATAGTGTGGATTTTCCCAGAAAAGGGTCGTTGTCAAGGACTTCAAGTTCGCACGAACAATGCAG AGTTTGTCAGCAGGAGAAGGAAGAAGTTCTCATAGATCTTGGATGCAAATGTAAAGGCGGTCTTGCAAAAGCCCATCGCACATGTATTGATACTTGGTTTAGCACAAGAGGGTCCAACAAATGTGAGATATGCCA GGCTGTAGCTGTAAATGTGTCACCTCCAGAATCTCAGCCAATT GCAAACTACTGGGTTTGGAGAATTGACCCAAACTTTAGACCACGAGACCGAGATAGG GGCTGTTTTAGTCCTCTTTGGGTGGCGTTCTCAATCCTTATTGGTGGTCTCTTGTTGGATGTGCTGATATCCATCACCCTTGGTGTTTCTGCCTTACCTGTTAACATAATAATTG GGGTCATTGTTGTTCTCGGACTTGGAACTGCGCTTCGGCTAGCCCTGGAATTCTGCCATGAGTGGAGTTTTAGGAGAGCAGTTCAAAGGGCAGATGCCAATGAGAATCATGGTTACCATCCCGCTTCGTAG
- the LOC133702840 gene encoding uncharacterized protein LOC133702840 isoform X1, whose translation MQNDGSGRDGTTRAGGDVPLTEVDLEKQDNSKVLPQEGGNGVLSGNSDYSPVIAIVVSNGESPVAASKEELHSVDFPRKGSLSRTSSSHEQCRVCQQEKEEVLIDLGCKCKGGLAKAHRTCIDTWFSTRGSNKCEICQAVAVNVSPPESQPIQANYWVWRIDPNFRPRDRDRGCFSPLWVAFSILIGGLLLDVLISITLGVSALPVNIIIGVIVVLGLGTALRLALEFCHEWSFRRAVQRADANENHGYHPAS comes from the exons ATGCAGAATGATGGGTCTGGTAGAGATGGCACCACCAGAGCTGGTGGAGATGTGCCCCTCACTGAGGTTGACCTGGAGAAGCAGGATAACAGTAAGGTGTTACCGCAAGAAGGCGGTAACGGGGTCTTGTCAGGGAATTCTGATTATTCACCAGTGATTGCCATTGTGGTTTCTAATGGCGAGTCTCCTGTGGCTGCCAGCAAGGAAGAGTTGCATAGTGTGGATTTTCCCAGAAAAGGGTCGTTGTCAAGGACTTCAAGTTCGCACGAACAATGCAG AGTTTGTCAGCAGGAGAAGGAAGAAGTTCTCATAGATCTTGGATGCAAATGTAAAGGCGGTCTTGCAAAAGCCCATCGCACATGTATTGATACTTGGTTTAGCACAAGAGGGTCCAACAAATGTGAGATATGCCA GGCTGTAGCTGTAAATGTGTCACCTCCAGAATCTCAGCCAATT CAGGCAAACTACTGGGTTTGGAGAATTGACCCAAACTTTAGACCACGAGACCGAGATAGG GGCTGTTTTAGTCCTCTTTGGGTGGCGTTCTCAATCCTTATTGGTGGTCTCTTGTTGGATGTGCTGATATCCATCACCCTTGGTGTTTCTGCCTTACCTGTTAACATAATAATTG GGGTCATTGTTGTTCTCGGACTTGGAACTGCGCTTCGGCTAGCCCTGGAATTCTGCCATGAGTGGAGTTTTAGGAGAGCAGTTCAAAGGGCAGATGCCAATGAGAATCATGGTTACCATCCCGCTTCGTAG